The DNA sequence CCGGCGGCAACTTCAACAATTCCGGCGTTCTGGCTATTCACCGCCGACAGAACAACCGTGTTCGCATTCCCAACGCCGCGCTGGTAGTGGACAAGTCCAACGGGGACGACGTAGACGTCTCCCTTGTTAAGAACTTTAGGGTAATGTTCGTAGTTAGGGTACGACGTCACGAACCCGACTTCCAAGGAACCTTCTAGAACGGTGAGAATCTCGGCCGCCCTCGGGTGATAGTGGGGCGGGATGAATCCATTTGGCAAGAAGTCGAGGCGGGCCAATGTTAGCCCTTGACCATTCAGGCCCGGGATACGGGCTGCTTTCAGCCCGGCCCGATATGGGTTGCTCGTGTTTGCTGGCAAATGCAGCCCGCTGTAGAAGAAGTCATCGGCTGTAACAGTTCCTGGGTTCTTGCATCCTAGAAACATAGGTGCGCCAAATCAACAACATATTACTAatagaaaattggaatattttgtcatgaaaaaattgtgaaaaatgttaaaatttatagattaaaattaatgtattttttgcaatttgctcaaaattatatagtgaTATATTGAAGTGGGACAATACTTACCGGGGCTATTGGCATCGAAAACGCAAAAATCTTGTAAAGGAGAAGGATCGAAAGCCAAGGCCAAACATAACAAATTAAGGGCTAAGGTGCTGAATAAAACTACAACTCCAgccatcttttttcttttctgatTGTAGTTTATGGGATAAAACaacctatttatagggtggTAATCAAAATCATATGCTACACGCCTACACAACTCTAATCCCATAGTCAAAGATAGTAATAACGTTATTTCCATAATAAGTGAATATAACGTTTttccatataaataaattctttgACTTAGGCTTTTAtactacaaataaataaataaatcacaaagaaaATTCCTTAAACAACAAACGGaaagattaattaatctaCTCGGACAAAATGtagtaaatttaaaaagagaaattaggAAACCGAAATAAAATAGACAGACACCAATAAAAGCCAAATTGTACGCAACCTTGAATGGAAATAAGTAATAAGTACACAACAAATTACTAGGGAATTATATAATCATTACTGATTGATTCCATATTTACTAAGAATTGGTCAAAAGTTAAAAGTATATTGCTCAATCACACCCGACCGTTATGCATGTATGTCTTCGGATTCgatgtttaaaattttcaactttagATTAACCATATGTCTACcttcaattcaaatatttttaagggtAAGGGGGGAAGGGGCTAGGTTGCTAATATTATGAACTAGTACATCTGAATTCTGAATTTTTCTACAATCTATAAACTTGGTCGAAAGAATCATAAACTTAATTCTTGTATGGGATTTCCCACAATTGGCGTAACtagcaaaatcaaatcataagTTGCTCGTCGGATAATTTAGGTGGACTAATCGAACTAAAAATCAACGATCGAATAGATgtaaacaatattatttcatgcAAACACCAACGGTTCATAAAGTGTCATTATATTTGGTGctcaactaaaattagggAAGACAAATAGAAGCCCCTAGAAAAGCaaataattaagataatttgtTATCAACTTAGGGACGCTTTCTTTTGCTTTCCAAAGTATggtttcttttaaaaaaaatcaaatgctAGTAATTGCgtgtcaatttttttatccttAAAGTAAAAGTTATTTGTAGTGATATTGCAATTAAGCCTCAgccaaaataaaactatagtTCACGAGCGTATAAATTTCATCATGTTGTTAGACAAAATCGATTTGGTAAGGCTATGTGTGAATTGCTAAAGGCCACATGATTCGATTTTGTCATAATCGTTAatcaaagttcatgattttcataattaagttTAAGTACGAGGGAAATCTAGAACTCATCAATAGTTCTTGAAATACTTCATGAAAatgcattaattaaatttcatgagACTTAAGATGGGGAAAACTAATATTACTCCCAACAAGTGATTGCTGGTTTTAGTTTTTCCGTACGTAGTCTGGGGATGATAGGTTGCATTGTGCTTTAATTGAATACCATTGAGAGATAAGAATTTCACGctacacataaaatataaatactacaagaagaaaaaaaatggataaagacattttttaatacaaataaagaCATTAATTTACGTTTTTAACTATAGCACCAATGCTTTAAAAAATGCTTTAAAAAATGGTCTAGTCTTTGGTGtctcaactaaaattaaagatCGACACAGATAGAAACGTCCTAGCAAAACAaaagtttaaataatttctGTCTGCAGAGGCAGCGCAGTTAGTTCTAGAGGGTTAGagttgcaaaaaaaaaaattaataatttatcctCAACGTAGaacattttcttttgcatCCTAAATTGCGAATTATCATGTTAATTTGtgggagagagaaaaacaaaattgcgAATTATCATGTTAATTTGtgggagagagaaaaacaGAGATATGAGAGAGGACTGTGTGAGATAGAGAATGAGATATATTATTAAGGGCTAAggctttatttaattaagaatcGAAAATATGCAATCTCAATATATCAATTTCCatacaaaatttatactagtTCACTATCTTTATtagagtaattatttttacagcACTCAAGCCCAAGGCTTGGACTGAAGCTGCTCCACGGTTTTCTTATCCAATCTATAAGCCATTGCTAAATAATCACTGTTAATCGCGGGCTTAGCGCCAAATATACTGCCGGCAACTTCCACAATTCCGGCGTTCTGGCTGTTGACCGCCGACAGAACCACCGTGTTGACCTTCCCGATGCCGCGCTGGTAGTGGGCAAGCCCGACAGGGACGACGAAGACATCGCCCTTGTTGAGAACCTTAGAGTAGTGTTTGTAGTTAGGGAATGAGGTCACGAATCCCACTTCCATGGAACCTTCTAGAACGGTGAGAATCTCGGCCGCCCTCGGGTGATAGTGAGGTGGGATGATGCCATCTGGCAAGAAGTCAAGGCGGGCCAGCGTCAGCCCTTGACCGTTCAGGCCCGAGATTGCGGCTACTTTCAACCCGGCCTTGTATGGGTTAGTTGTGTTGGATGGCAAATGCATCCCGCTGTAGAAGAAGTCGGCGGCTGTAACAGTTTCCGGCTTCTTGCATCCTGGAcaaacattaattttgttcaaattctgatttgttacgcaactttaaaaatatgatgtaAAAACCATTAAATTTGACCGTTTTTGTCTGTCTATCCACCAACCCTAAAAAATTTTACGAggacattatgaagtaattcaGCCTTGTCGTCAGTTTGAAACGTGTTTGCGCGAAATCAATAGCATATTACTAATggaaaatctaaatattttgctatggaaaatttgataaaatgttaaaatcataggttgattcataatttaactaaattttatgattttttggcAATTTGTCCAACATTATACGGTGATATGTACAAGTGGGACATTGCTTACCGGGGCTTTTGGCATCTGACACGCAGAAATCTTGTAAAGGAGAAGGATCGAAAGCAAAGGCCAAACACAATAAATTAAGGGCTAAAGTGGTGAATAAAACTACAACTCCAgtcatcttttttatttcctttttgattGTAGTATACACGATAAAACGACCTATTTATAGGTGCCACAATCAAAATGCTTTTATAATGCCAAGATTCTATCtcgaaaatataaaataaatttaattaataaaataaatggtcGAAAAAAATTTGGCTAACATTAATAAAAGCTAAATTGTATGCAACCTTGAGCGGTAATAAGTAATAAGTGCAAATTTCATTATACCACGATGGAatgttgaattaatttattgactccattatataaataatgaattattaattaattccatttttactataaaaaaaatggtcaaaatttatatgaatttactATTAAAGATATTCCATATTTGTTAAGAAATGGTCAAACAAAACTTAATATATTGCATGCTTAATTACATCCGACTAGCAACAGAATTTTGATGATGAGGTACGGTCCAAACCGTTGTAATTAACAGTTGtgagataattttttaagttgGCAAGACAATCAAACTATTCAACTTTAGATTAACCATCTCTCCAATtctaattcaaatattttaaattcttgaaatacttcatatatttcataaaaatgattattacACTGCTCACTCAAAACATAAGAAATGGAGTACATAATTTAGaacatttatttctctttttctctgtCTCTTCAAGCCAGTTTGTTGGAGGTGAGAGAAGGAGCCTCAAGTCGAACATAATCATACATGACTCCATGCAAAGCACTGAAATTTCTAGCTTGTGTGAGGTATATTGTGTTATCCCCTTTGTTGAGAAGAGAAGTTTCTATCTCCACATTGAATTGCCAATAAAGCCCATGAATCCCATGCCTTGTTATTGTGTTGTCGCTTCCAATTAATCCGCTCGAAAACAACGCCTCGCCTAGCCCATTCTTGTTCACCCTCACCTGCAATCACCCTTTCATATATCACGTATGCTGTACTGAACGAGATCGTACCTAATCCCCGTGGGTAGCTAATATACATTACTTACCTTAATTTAGTATATGTAAGTTGCATATATTATGATTGTGGGTGTTAAGCAATTAGAGGTAAAACGACAAGTAAGACTCATGAATAGTACAAATGTCGTGATAAAGATAGTGAAAAAATCGCCAATGCCTTAACTTACCTCTAGTATGGAAAAAGTTGCAGATGCTAGAGCGATCCGCAGCGTGTATTTCCCACTCTCTGCAATCTCGTCCAGTTCGAACTTTATCTGCCATGTTGTTGCTTTATATGCACCCTCTCCAatttttctattacattttcaTGTTACATAATCCAGCTAAAAAGAAGTAGCAAAATATGTCTAGTTTGAGAAAGTGCACCTTGTAACTTGAGCATAAAACCAATCTTTCTTGTAATCACTAGTGCCAAGAGTGTAAACCAAGTCTTGATTTGGGTACAAATCTGCATACCTCTGCCACAACCCATACTGCCTAAACCTGCAGTGATTAGGAATGAATTTGCATCATTCGTGTACATACACATGGCGTGCATCGATAATAACATGCCAGTtcgaaaatatataattagtaattaaatttaacttgTACGAATAGAGATTTATAAGTAGCTCGTTGATATACATAGAATCGGGCACACATGACGTGCATTGATAATAACGTGCTAGttcgaaaatttaaataattacttgGCGATAAACATAGGGTAAAGTACACATGACATGCATTGATAAGAACGTGCTAGGTTATGAACGTAAATTAGTTTTATCCAACCTGTGTGAAGGGAGATTTACAAGTAGCTTGTTGATATACATAGGGTCGGGTTCAGGAACGTAGAACTCTGCTGCAGTTCGATCCGGGATGCCAATCTCCCATAGTGTTGCTCCATTTCTTGGAGGGAAATACACAAGATCGCCCAGATCTACTGAACTGCCTGAAAGTCCAGATTTTATCTATGACTATTAATTCACCATGTTAAActttacaaaaaattaattaaataaatttagaacCTGGTGCCACAACTATATCTTTGTCACATCTATAATCACCAATGAAGCCTGGGACCCATGCATAGATATTGTAATCTCCAGGCCTAATATTGGTAATTTTGAAATAACCATCATCATCTGCATTTACCCAGAATTGATATCCCTGAAAAATACATTATgaatttacttaattcaccattttatttcaaaacagGGGATATATCTTTATATagatattcattaattatttaaaatatgtagtGGTATATACTTTTGCTTCCTTTTGAAATGATCCATCTTTTCCTGGTGGAGCCAGCCCCACAAAAGCACCCTTTGCtgctatttttttctcctcaGAAATGTACCTTACATTTATAGTAACAATTCAAGAGTTCCAAATCtgtaatcttttttattatcataaGACCAAATCCATCTAACCTGTCTTGAGCAAATAATCTACCACAAACACTCCCTCTTTGATCAACATGCAAGAAATCTTCTGAAACAGGGAAGCTATATGGCCATTTCTCAACTTCTTTCTTCATCTACatccacacacacatatatgcaggattcaatttcatataaataaatgaatggaaaaaaatgagctaagaataaagaaaagaaaacaaaacctGCTCTTTAGCATCACTCCACAAAAAAGCAGTACTATCATTTGTATAATCAGGCACTAAGTTAAGGTATATGAAAACTGGTCCAAAAACTTTCTTCCACTCTTCCCCGTCTCCGAACTTCACCACTAGATCCTCCCCTCCGTAGTGAGTGCTCACGAACATCTGCACGAAAAAACAGATGCAGTGTGATTTGGGGAGATTTTCTTGGCTCAACAAGGTAGACGAACATACGGCCAATGTGGTTGGGTTGACATGAGAAGTGAGGTCCTGTTTGATAGGCCCTCCAGTCCTGAACTCATTGCTTGGGCTGATTTGCCACAACCCTATTGTGGGATCAGTGCATATGAAACCATGCACCTTGTTGTCTTTATTTTCACATGAGTATTGGTATTTATCATCCacctatgtatatatacaacaACATCAGTTTAGGTAGAATGTTAGtgcatatatagtagtactccctccatcccagaaagattgtcccagttcattttttgcattcgttttgtaaaaataataataaataggtaaagttgaaagatagtaaaataagagaaagaataatgtaggtaagactattctctacattattctctcttttactttactctctctctctattttaactatttattattatttttgcaaaacaagTGTGAAAAAGGAAACGGgacaatctttctgggacggagggagtataacataaaatgtgacaaaatggatttaaatttattgtttactTCTCCTTTAAATTCAGGCTCTATTGGATTGACTAGGAGCACTGCTTCTGGGAATGCCAACTCCCTCCCCCGTGGAGGGACACGGTCCTCTGGTCGTGGCAGACGCCTCTGCCTGTCGTCTGACATGGCCATGTACACAAACCTATAGCGTTTTCCCCCAACAAGTTAACATCATATCTATGTACTCCTCTGTCCCACTCAAATTGACACATTTCTATGGAAAGGTGACTTAAGACTAAACAacattgcataaaattttgtgctgaataagaaatgtgtcacttTGAGTGTGAGGGACAGAGGATCTTAAAACTTTTGAATTCGCAAGAAAATGAGTGCTACTTTTCTATGTTGAGCATGAGGGCGATCCGGGCCTCGTTCAAGTAGAATGCTGGCATAGTCTCATCGCGTTGGTAGATGGCGTACGAGTAGAAACCAGACGAGCCACGCAGCATTATGAACCTTAGAATCACCACACAAATTAGCATAATATATCATCATATTGTGAAAATCAAAACATAgagatagataaaaaaaaaaaggggggggggggggttggGAAAAATGACACCTTTTGTCTATAGACAAA is a window from the Salvia hispanica cultivar TCC Black 2014 chromosome 1, UniMelb_Shisp_WGS_1.0, whole genome shotgun sequence genome containing:
- the LOC125206924 gene encoding putative germin-like protein 2-1, giving the protein MAGVVVLFSTLALNLLCLALAFDPSPLQDFCVFDANSPGKSMFLGCKNPGTVTADDFFYSGLHLPANTSNPYRAGLKAARIPGLNGQGLTLARLDFLPNGFIPPHYHPRAAEILTVLEGSLEVGFVTSYPNYEHYPKVLNKGDVYVVPVGLVHYQRGVGNANTVVLSAVNSQNAGIVEVAAGIFGAKPVIDSNYLANAFRLNKGIVEQLQSKPWS
- the LOC125199367 gene encoding putative germin-like protein 2-1, producing MTGVVVLFTTLALNLLCLAFAFDPSPLQDFCVSDAKSPGCKKPETVTAADFFYSGMHLPSNTTNPYKAGLKVAAISGLNGQGLTLARLDFLPDGIIPPHYHPRAAEILTVLEGSMEVGFVTSFPNYKHYSKVLNKGDVFVVPVGLAHYQRGIGKVNTVVLSAVNSQNAGIVEVAGSIFGAKPAINSDYLAMAYRLDKKTVEQLQSKPWA
- the LOC125200758 gene encoding rhamnogalacturonate lyase-like — protein: MLSMSCFVKHRLSVLYIITLCILSLQKSSGNGLLQLEVQQDYVVLDNGLLQLTFTKPGGHLIGISYNGLDNLLELHNPLLNGGFWDLNWSKPGTSGTRGEFDVANGTDFHVVVQNEEQVELSFSRKWDVSMLGQHAPLSIDKRFIMLRGSSGFYSYAIYQRDETMPAFYLNEARIALMLNIEKFVYMAMSDDRQRRLPRPEDRVPPRGRELAFPEAVLLVNPIEPEFKGEVDDKYQYSCENKDNKVHGFICTDPTIGLWQISPSNEFRTGGPIKQDLTSHVNPTTLAMFVSTHYGGEDLVVKFGDGEEWKKVFGPVFIYLNLVPDYTNDSTAFLWSDAKEQMKKEVEKWPYSFPVSEDFLHVDQRGSVCGRLFAQDRYISEEKKIAAKGAFVGLAPPGKDGSFQKEAKGYQFWVNADDDGYFKITNIRPGDYNIYAWVPGFIGDYRCDKDIVVAPGSSVDLGDLVYFPPRNGATLWEIGIPDRTAAEFYVPEPDPMYINKLLVNLPSHRFRQYGLWQRYADLYPNQDLVYTLGTSDYKKDWFYAQVTRKIGEGAYKATTWQIKFELDEIAESGKYTLRIALASATFSILEVRVNKNGLGEALFSSGLIGSDNTITRHGIHGLYWQFNVEIETSLLNKGDNTIYLTQARNFSALHGVMYDYVRLEAPSLTSNKLA